In the Pseudonocardia cypriaca genome, one interval contains:
- a CDS encoding PEP-utilizing enzyme: MSQPAGERSFPLPSQIADVPGAEGWEALYPYFTRFQPEDDQRFWFYNSMHFPEVVPAFDGITSEIPYTAIGANTARLFAFPTTMGIEYRILNGRVYITANPVLDEAKQAERLAHFQERAGYYYANWDRLYEGWQQRIEALIAEIEAVEVPQLDELDDLEVVTGSRGYATNHLVRENFHRCIDLYSKMWHHHTEFLMLGYGAYVVFFGFCRQAFPEIGDQAVARMVAGMDVTMYRPDDELKKLAALAVELDLADLFVEGNEPAKVLSAVGERGDAGERWLAALEEAKDPWFNVSVGDGFYHHHLSWADDLTVPFAALPRYVEQIRAGEDLTRPTERLAAERERIAEEYRALLGGDDERAAFDQMLGLCRQVFPYIESHKFYCEHWFTTRFFQKIRAFGRLLADRGVLAEAEDVFHLRHVEAEDALVDVMLAWASGGTELGARHWQPIVAERKRIVEALAGWSPPPALGPVPEALNDPAVQMLWGVTDETVQTWLGGDELEENVVRGYAAAPGVVEGTARVLSNVNEIGQIREGEILVCPVTAPSWGPVFGKIAAAVSDIGGTMSHAAIVAREYGMPAVVGTGQATARIKTGDRLHVDGDRGIVTILG, translated from the coding sequence ATGTCCCAGCCCGCCGGCGAGCGATCCTTCCCGCTGCCGTCCCAGATCGCTGACGTCCCCGGCGCGGAAGGGTGGGAGGCGCTGTACCCCTACTTCACCCGCTTCCAGCCCGAGGACGATCAGCGGTTCTGGTTCTACAACTCGATGCACTTCCCCGAAGTTGTCCCCGCCTTCGACGGGATCACCTCGGAGATCCCGTACACCGCGATCGGGGCCAACACCGCGCGGCTGTTCGCGTTCCCGACCACGATGGGGATCGAGTACCGGATCCTGAACGGCCGGGTGTACATCACGGCCAACCCGGTGCTCGACGAGGCGAAGCAGGCCGAGCGGCTGGCCCACTTCCAGGAGCGCGCCGGCTACTACTACGCCAACTGGGACCGCCTGTACGAGGGCTGGCAACAGCGCATCGAGGCGCTGATCGCCGAGATCGAGGCCGTCGAGGTGCCGCAGCTCGACGAGCTCGACGACCTCGAGGTGGTCACCGGATCCCGCGGCTACGCGACCAACCACCTGGTGCGGGAGAACTTCCACCGCTGCATCGACCTGTACTCCAAGATGTGGCACCACCACACCGAGTTCCTGATGCTCGGATACGGCGCGTACGTGGTCTTCTTCGGGTTCTGCAGGCAGGCGTTCCCGGAGATCGGCGACCAGGCGGTGGCCCGGATGGTGGCCGGCATGGACGTGACCATGTACCGGCCGGACGACGAGCTGAAGAAGCTCGCCGCTCTCGCCGTGGAGCTCGATCTCGCCGACCTGTTCGTCGAGGGCAACGAACCGGCCAAGGTGCTCAGCGCGGTCGGAGAGCGCGGTGACGCCGGGGAACGCTGGCTGGCGGCCCTGGAGGAGGCCAAGGATCCCTGGTTCAACGTGTCGGTCGGGGACGGCTTCTACCACCACCACCTGTCCTGGGCCGACGACCTGACCGTGCCGTTCGCCGCGCTCCCCCGCTACGTCGAACAGATCCGTGCCGGGGAGGACCTGACCCGTCCGACCGAGCGGCTCGCTGCAGAGCGGGAACGGATCGCCGAGGAGTACCGGGCGCTGCTGGGCGGCGACGACGAGAGAGCCGCCTTCGACCAGATGCTCGGCCTGTGCCGCCAGGTCTTCCCGTACATCGAGTCGCACAAGTTCTACTGCGAGCACTGGTTCACCACCCGGTTCTTCCAGAAGATCCGGGCCTTCGGGCGGCTGCTGGCCGACCGCGGGGTTCTCGCGGAGGCCGAGGACGTGTTCCACCTGCGGCACGTGGAGGCCGAGGACGCCCTCGTCGACGTCATGCTCGCCTGGGCGTCCGGCGGCACCGAGCTGGGCGCACGGCACTGGCAGCCGATCGTCGCCGAACGCAAGCGGATCGTCGAGGCGCTCGCCGGTTGGTCGCCACCACCGGCACTGGGCCCGGTTCCCGAGGCGCTCAACGACCCCGCCGTGCAGATGCTGTGGGGCGTCACCGACGAGACGGTGCAGACCTGGCTGGGTGGCGACGAACTGGAGGAGAACGTCGTCCGCGGCTACGCCGCCGCACCGGGGGTGGTCGAGGGGACCGCACGGGTGCTCTCGAACGTCAACGAGATCGGCCAGATCCGCGAGGGCGAGATCCTGGTCTGCCCCGTGACGGCACCGAGCTGGGGCCCGGTGTTCGGCAAGATCGCCGCGGCCGTCTCCGACAT
- a CDS encoding IclR family transcriptional regulator codes for MSGAGESSSSRSVTLRAVAVLGAFDVERRCLNLSQLSRRSGLPLATVHRLAADLVAGRLLVRREDGRYEIGARLWRLGMLAPANDLRELALPHLQDLVTATGHTVHMAVLDGGRALVIERLIGTKTVPTRHSPGGYLPLHCTTVGKALLAYAPEPLVDEVMGDLRRHTPYTVTDPRVLHRQLETIRRTGLARSAQEHRLGVSGVAVPVTGPEGVVAAIGLLAPLTSPRLPGALPHIRAAAASVSADFLRSGLGTAAGEVRA; via the coding sequence ATGTCCGGTGCGGGTGAGAGCTCGTCCAGCCGCTCGGTGACCCTGCGAGCGGTGGCGGTGCTGGGTGCCTTCGATGTCGAGCGACGGTGCCTGAACCTCTCCCAGCTGTCCCGCCGGAGTGGGTTGCCGCTGGCCACCGTGCACCGGCTGGCCGCCGACCTCGTCGCGGGGCGGCTGCTGGTGCGCCGCGAGGACGGGCGGTACGAGATAGGTGCCCGCCTGTGGCGGCTCGGGATGCTCGCGCCGGCCAACGATCTTCGTGAGCTGGCGTTGCCGCATCTGCAGGACCTCGTGACCGCCACCGGGCACACGGTCCACATGGCCGTGCTGGACGGCGGCAGGGCGCTGGTCATCGAGCGCCTCATCGGGACGAAGACCGTTCCCACCCGGCACAGCCCGGGCGGCTACCTCCCGCTGCACTGCACGACGGTGGGCAAGGCGCTGCTGGCGTATGCACCGGAGCCGCTGGTGGACGAGGTGATGGGCGATCTGCGCCGGCACACCCCGTACACCGTGACCGACCCGCGCGTGCTGCACCGCCAGCTCGAGACGATCCGCAGGACCGGACTGGCACGCAGCGCGCAGGAGCACCGGCTCGGGGTGTCCGGGGTCGCCGTTCCGGTCACCGGTCCCGAAGGTGTCGTCGCTGCGATCGGGCTGCTGGCGCCGCTGACCAGCCCGCGGCTGCCGGGCGCACTGCCGCACATCCGAGCCGCCGCGGCGTCCGTGAGCGCCGACTTCCTGCGGAGCGGGCTGGGGACCGCCGCTGGCGAGGTCCGGGCGTGA
- a CDS encoding mandelate racemase/muconate lactonizing enzyme family protein: MRITDIRVAGLRGATPEGGWSRELQPDDVVHTLVTVHTDAGLVGVGSVFSSEALVQGALDVLRPICLGADPREPDRISQLMHQDTFWLGRGGAITHAVSGIDIALWDILGQATGLPVSTLLGGRYRDRVRPYASVLIEEPARMNATLTRLAEQGFTAFKIGWGHFGRVDPAADERVVRAAREAVGAEALLAVDAGGSDAFWPHGTAWATRTADMLADHGVAWFEEALRPDDLDGFVRLRSASRVPISGGEVLTRRQDFTRFLTAGAFDIVQPDTTKGGGLSESRRVAWLADDLGVRFIPHGWNTGVGLAADLHLAASLPHTDLVEYKTGSAYIDELVAGGFHLDDDGMLAVPSGPGLGIRLDDDGLDRYSPGHRLFRR; encoded by the coding sequence GTGCGGATCACTGACATCAGGGTCGCTGGGCTGCGCGGTGCGACCCCCGAGGGCGGCTGGAGCCGGGAGCTGCAACCCGACGACGTGGTCCACACGCTCGTCACCGTGCACACCGACGCCGGGCTCGTCGGGGTCGGCAGCGTCTTCTCCAGCGAAGCGCTCGTGCAGGGAGCCCTGGACGTGCTCCGGCCGATCTGCCTCGGGGCCGACCCGCGGGAGCCGGACCGGATCAGCCAGCTGATGCACCAGGACACCTTCTGGCTCGGCCGCGGCGGCGCGATCACCCACGCCGTCAGCGGCATCGACATCGCGCTGTGGGACATCCTCGGGCAGGCCACCGGCCTCCCGGTGAGCACACTGCTCGGCGGCCGCTACCGCGACCGCGTCCGCCCGTACGCGTCGGTCCTCATCGAGGAACCGGCCAGGATGAACGCCACGTTGACCCGGCTCGCCGAGCAGGGCTTCACCGCGTTCAAGATCGGTTGGGGCCACTTCGGCCGCGTCGACCCCGCCGCCGACGAGCGGGTGGTCCGGGCGGCGCGAGAGGCCGTCGGCGCGGAGGCGCTCCTGGCCGTCGACGCCGGCGGCTCGGACGCCTTCTGGCCGCACGGGACCGCATGGGCCACCCGCACCGCCGACATGCTCGCCGACCACGGCGTCGCCTGGTTCGAGGAGGCGCTGCGCCCCGACGACCTCGACGGGTTCGTCCGGCTCCGCAGCGCGTCCCGCGTGCCGATCTCCGGCGGCGAGGTGCTCACCCGCCGCCAGGACTTCACCCGCTTCCTCACCGCGGGCGCGTTCGACATCGTGCAGCCCGACACCACCAAGGGCGGGGGCCTCAGCGAGTCCCGCCGCGTGGCCTGGCTCGCCGACGACCTCGGCGTCCGGTTCATCCCGCACGGCTGGAACACCGGCGTCGGGCTCGCGGCCGACCTGCACCTGGCCGCGTCGCTGCCGCACACCGACCTCGTCGAGTACAAGACCGGCTCCGCCTACATCGACGAGCTGGTCGCGGGCGGCTTCCACCTCGACGACGACGGGATGCTCGCCGTGCCCTCGGGTCCCGGTCTCGGTATCCGCCTCGACGACGACGGACTCGACCGGTACTCCCCGGGACACCGCCTCTTCCGCAGATGA
- a CDS encoding alpha-amylase family glycosyl hydrolase, translating to MPTPSPTPTTRPDRTELWWRGAVVYECHLPSLRDGNGDGTGDLEGLIASLDHLSGTLGVDAIWTGPFYRSPLLDQGFDVTDHTDVEPVFGTLETVDRLLGEAHARGLRVIVDYIPNHTSDQHPWFVESRSSRTSPKRDWYVWRDPRPAGGPPNNWTSEAGGSVWEFDEPTGQYYLHSHLKEQPDLDWRNPDVRAAMLDVLRFWLDRGVDGVRIDVAHMLMKDPELRDNPPAPGGNHNPFDLQHPDFGMQLHVHDRRHPDTHEALSQIRAVVDAYPEAVTIAEIEAMSWADWAEYYGADLGGMHLPFPFRLIETEWRAGALRAELAGLYAALPPGAWPIMALGNHDRSRLATRLGPAQARVAAVLLLTLAATPCLLYGDELGMTDQPVPPERQRDWFGRTAGGVSRDPVRTPMPWNDGPNAGFSTAPEEALWLPVAGNAAEINVDAQLRDPGSFLCLYRELLRLRSACTALRTGSMELLDAGPADAVLAYERRAGDGRVLVALNLTGAPQRVVLPAGGRVLVSTTGRRAGGGVDRSLLLAADEAIVIDTDGGNRADH from the coding sequence ATGCCGACCCCGTCCCCGACCCCCACCACCCGTCCCGACCGCACCGAGCTGTGGTGGCGCGGAGCCGTCGTCTACGAGTGCCACCTCCCGAGCCTGCGCGACGGCAACGGCGACGGCACCGGTGACCTGGAGGGCCTCATCGCGTCGCTCGACCACCTGAGCGGCACGCTGGGGGTCGACGCGATCTGGACCGGACCGTTCTACCGATCCCCCCTGCTCGACCAGGGCTTCGACGTCACCGACCACACCGACGTCGAACCGGTCTTCGGCACGCTGGAGACGGTTGATCGGCTGCTCGGCGAGGCGCACGCCCGCGGGCTGCGGGTGATCGTCGACTACATCCCCAACCACACCTCCGACCAGCACCCGTGGTTCGTCGAGTCCCGGTCCTCGCGCACCAGCCCCAAGCGCGACTGGTACGTCTGGCGCGACCCCCGCCCCGCCGGCGGGCCGCCCAACAACTGGACGAGCGAGGCCGGCGGGTCGGTGTGGGAGTTCGACGAGCCGACCGGGCAGTACTACCTGCACTCGCACCTCAAGGAACAGCCCGACCTCGACTGGCGCAACCCGGACGTCCGCGCCGCGATGCTCGACGTGCTGCGGTTCTGGCTGGACCGCGGCGTCGACGGGGTGCGCATCGACGTGGCCCACATGCTCATGAAGGATCCCGAGCTGCGCGACAACCCGCCGGCGCCCGGCGGCAACCACAACCCGTTCGACCTGCAGCACCCCGACTTCGGCATGCAGCTGCACGTGCACGACCGGCGCCATCCCGACACCCACGAGGCCCTCTCCCAGATCCGGGCGGTCGTTGACGCCTACCCGGAGGCGGTCACCATCGCCGAGATCGAGGCGATGTCATGGGCGGACTGGGCCGAGTACTACGGCGCCGACCTCGGCGGCATGCACCTGCCGTTCCCGTTCCGGCTCATCGAGACCGAGTGGCGGGCCGGGGCCCTGCGGGCCGAGCTCGCCGGCCTCTACGCTGCGCTGCCCCCGGGAGCGTGGCCGATCATGGCGCTGGGCAACCACGACCGGTCGCGGCTCGCCACCCGGCTCGGCCCGGCGCAGGCGCGCGTGGCCGCGGTGCTGCTGCTGACCCTGGCCGCCACGCCGTGCCTGCTCTACGGCGACGAGCTGGGCATGACCGACCAGCCGGTGCCCCCCGAGCGGCAGCGCGACTGGTTCGGGCGGACGGCGGGCGGCGTGAGCCGGGACCCGGTCCGCACCCCGATGCCGTGGAACGACGGGCCGAACGCGGGCTTTTCCACCGCACCGGAGGAGGCGCTCTGGCTGCCCGTCGCGGGCAACGCCGCGGAGATCAACGTCGACGCGCAGCTGCGCGACCCCGGGTCGTTCCTCTGCCTCTACCGCGAGCTGCTGCGCCTTCGCAGCGCATGCACGGCGCTGCGGACGGGATCGATGGAGCTCCTCGACGCCGGCCCCGCCGACGCCGTCCTCGCCTACGAGCGGCGAGCCGGTGACGGTCGCGTCCTGGTGGCGCTGAACCTCACCGGCGCGCCGCAACGCGTGGTGCTGCCCGCGGGCGGCCGCGTGCTCGTCTCGACGACGGGGCGCCGGGCCGGCGGCGGCGTGGACCGGTCGCTGCTGCTGGCGGCCGACGAGGCGATCGTCATCGACACGGACGGAGGCAACCGTGCGGATCACTGA
- a CDS encoding neutral/alkaline non-lysosomal ceramidase N-terminal domain-containing protein yields MDAGTPRIGFGRTDITPPVGVELAGFGPYLRRRSTRVHGRLHAGAIAVEHGGGRWVLVSCDLLGLGRWIVDDVVARVGAATGWQPHEVAVHATHNHSGPATVENVGWGEPDPLYLAQLPALIAEAAVAAVAARAPATVAHAEVPLPGFAHNRMRERRGLTNAHALAGTWQEPEPELVDRGVHVLRVDHGGHLAGFLASYSCHPVICCEQTDAVHGDFPGEALRLVEQTRPGAVGVFAQGALGDVNPLYAHGPAEESYAALALFAGRFAGAISTGLDSAAAVPVEGVAAHRATLHPALGPFDVDELRRRRDRALATVAATPADTTSREKAMAGVVANSLGATLARLERGEDAGPPVLVQALRLGPVSLLGFGLEVFHGIKRRLQQQLGDRCLVLSTTGGWSGYAPTPDAYRPPADPYPAYEVPLIACRLPFHDRIADDLVAAGVAAHAHVTSPRP; encoded by the coding sequence GCCGCACCGACATCACGCCCCCGGTCGGCGTCGAGCTCGCCGGGTTCGGTCCCTACCTACGCCGGCGCAGCACCCGGGTCCACGGCCGCCTGCACGCCGGCGCGATCGCCGTCGAGCACGGCGGCGGCCGCTGGGTGCTCGTCAGCTGCGACCTGCTGGGGCTGGGCCGCTGGATCGTCGACGACGTGGTCGCGCGGGTGGGCGCGGCGACCGGGTGGCAGCCGCACGAGGTCGCGGTGCACGCCACCCACAACCACAGCGGCCCGGCGACGGTCGAGAACGTCGGCTGGGGTGAGCCGGACCCGCTCTACCTCGCGCAGCTGCCGGCGCTGATCGCCGAGGCCGCCGTCGCGGCCGTGGCGGCACGCGCACCGGCCACCGTCGCGCACGCCGAGGTGCCGCTGCCCGGCTTCGCCCACAACCGGATGCGGGAGCGGCGCGGTCTCACGAACGCCCACGCGCTCGCCGGCACCTGGCAGGAGCCCGAGCCCGAGCTCGTGGACCGCGGCGTGCACGTGCTGCGCGTTGACCACGGCGGGCACCTCGCCGGCTTCCTGGCCTCGTACTCGTGCCACCCCGTGATCTGCTGCGAGCAGACCGACGCGGTGCACGGCGACTTCCCGGGCGAGGCGCTCCGGCTGGTCGAGCAGACCCGTCCGGGCGCGGTCGGGGTGTTCGCGCAGGGCGCCCTCGGCGACGTGAACCCGCTCTACGCGCACGGCCCCGCCGAGGAGTCCTACGCCGCGCTCGCGCTGTTCGCGGGCCGGTTCGCCGGCGCGATCAGCACCGGCCTGGACAGCGCTGCCGCCGTGCCCGTCGAGGGCGTGGCGGCGCACCGCGCGACGCTCCATCCCGCGCTCGGCCCGTTCGACGTCGACGAGCTGCGCCGGCGGCGCGACCGCGCGCTCGCGACCGTCGCCGCCACCCCGGCGGACACGACGAGCCGGGAGAAGGCGATGGCCGGTGTCGTCGCCAACTCGCTCGGGGCCACCCTCGCCCGGCTGGAGCGCGGCGAGGACGCCGGCCCGCCGGTCCTCGTGCAGGCGTTGCGGCTCGGGCCGGTCAGCCTCCTCGGGTTCGGTCTCGAGGTCTTCCACGGGATCAAGCGCCGCCTGCAGCAGCAGCTCGGCGACCGCTGCCTCGTGCTCTCCACCACGGGCGGGTGGTCGGGGTACGCGCCGACCCCGGACGCCTACCGCCCGCCCGCCGACCCCTATCCCGCCTACGAGGTGCCGCTCATCGCGTGCCGCCTCCCCTTCCACGACCGGATCGCCGACGACCTCGTCGCCGCCGGCGTGGCCGCCCACGCCCACGTGACGTCCCCGCGCCCGTGA